In the bacterium genome, one interval contains:
- a CDS encoding T9SS type A sorting domain-containing protein — MKALLVVLLVVLIPVGLWAQPDTLWTHVYLELHPGQPQDMQPSFDGGLVWTGMWLTGADSMNGHGDLIAREADEQGETRWTFHVEGVTDDTIWYGQSLCRTADSCYMILGGRHYGDSADCVLFKLNRQGELLWRRTCPVSDFDLAKSIGALENDTYAVCMTSTVHDPSGYDYQVNLVAKLTADGDTLWTYSYPGNPVRAVPVTGGCILLGKTTYPLLVKLDEDGQVVWLREYTNISVDDFMDLVELPSGYFVLGQGWSYGSDNVSLMNVGFDGEPVTIRQFIPEGGRDERPVRMARSADGGLMIGGYSMSVEDFDVPMMLIKTDSLGARQWRTLTDPGWQAAVTAFCGLPDGGYVLGGAAASGGGGFSYGFLARFGETPNHLNETVSLAAVPSLAQNYPNPFNARTEIAFDLPRTGVVRLAVYDLLGRAVAQEVDEVMTAGHHTITFDGAPLASGIYFYTLQTADLKATRKMMLLK, encoded by the coding sequence ATGAAAGCGCTGTTAGTGGTTTTGCTGGTTGTGCTGATTCCTGTGGGATTGTGGGCACAGCCGGATACTCTGTGGACACATGTTTATTTGGAGCTGCATCCGGGACAGCCTCAGGATATGCAGCCTTCTTTTGACGGCGGACTGGTTTGGACCGGAATGTGGTTGACAGGGGCGGACTCGATGAACGGGCACGGGGATTTGATTGCAAGGGAAGCGGATGAACAGGGCGAAACCCGCTGGACCTTCCATGTGGAAGGGGTCACCGATGACACGATCTGGTACGGGCAGTCCCTTTGCCGCACTGCCGATAGTTGCTATATGATACTTGGCGGCAGGCACTACGGGGACAGTGCGGACTGTGTACTGTTCAAACTGAACCGGCAGGGGGAATTGCTCTGGCGGCGCACCTGCCCGGTTTCCGACTTTGATCTTGCCAAGTCCATCGGGGCTTTGGAGAACGACACTTATGCCGTGTGCATGACCTCGACGGTGCATGATCCGAGCGGATATGATTATCAGGTCAATCTGGTGGCCAAGCTCACCGCCGACGGCGACACACTGTGGACCTATTCCTATCCGGGAAATCCGGTGAGGGCGGTGCCGGTGACGGGTGGCTGTATACTGTTGGGAAAGACGACGTATCCCCTGCTGGTGAAGTTGGACGAGGATGGCCAGGTAGTCTGGCTTCGGGAGTACACCAACATTTCCGTCGACGACTTTATGGATCTGGTGGAGTTGCCCAGCGGCTACTTTGTGCTGGGACAGGGCTGGTCCTACGGCTCGGATAATGTCAGCCTGATGAATGTCGGTTTCGATGGCGAGCCGGTGACCATTCGGCAATTTATTCCAGAGGGTGGCCGCGATGAACGTCCGGTGCGTATGGCGCGAAGCGCGGATGGAGGACTGATGATCGGCGGCTACAGCATGTCCGTCGAAGATTTTGACGTGCCGATGATGCTGATCAAGACGGATTCTCTCGGTGCGCGGCAATGGCGGACCTTGACCGATCCCGGCTGGCAGGCGGCCGTCACGGCCTTCTGTGGTCTGCCGGATGGCGGGTACGTCCTTGGCGGTGCGGCCGCGAGCGGCGGAGGTGGGTTCAGCTATGGATTTCTGGCGAGATTCGGTGAGACACCGAATCACCTGAACGAGACGGTGTCGCTGGCCGCGGTTCCGAGCCTGGCGCAGAACTATCCCAACCCATTTAATGCGCGGACCGAGATTGCCTTCGATCTGCCAAGAACGGGCGTGGTGCGACTGGCTGTGTACGATCTGCTGGGCCGGGCTGTAGCCCAGGAGGTGGACGAGGTGATGACTGCCGGACACCATACGATCACCTTTGACGGCGCGCCGCTGGCTTCGGGAATCTATTTCTACACGCTGCAGACGGCGGATCTGAAGGCGACCCGAAAAATGATGCTGTTGAAGTAG